One part of the Aestuariirhabdus litorea genome encodes these proteins:
- a CDS encoding fatty acid--CoA ligase has protein sequence MSQTRVLAPTPSAYPFPLLIKQLLLSGRRYESGREIVYRDRVRYDYNQLNERICRLANALKASGIGPGDVVAVMEWDSHRYLEAMFAIPMIGAIIHTINVRLSPDQIIYTVNHAEDKLILVNDEFLPLLKGMHDQFTTVENYLLISDNDDAQVPSDLPFVGEYEALLAAQPAECEFPDFDENSVATTFYTTGTTGNPKGVYFTHRQLVLHTLVETAVMGGLGSTPLMNSDDVYMPVTPMFHVHAWGVPYVATMMGIKQVYPGRYEPDLLVDLQQREGVTYSHCVPAIIQMIMGCKRAQEVNFSGWKVLIGGSALNKGLALAALEKGIKLSAAYGMSETCPLLSAAYVTEVMRDQLSDEEQMDYRIAAGVPVPLVQLEVVDGDGKFQPHDGETVGEVVVRAPWLTQAYFKEPEKSEELWANGWLHTGDVATIDELGIVRIRDRIKDVIKTGGEWISSLELEGLMSLHPAIAEVAVVGVPDPQWDERPFALVVVKPGEDVDAASIKKHLKQYVDEGRINKWAIPTQIAVVESIPKTSVGKLNKKQIRADYADSLNGGGAFLSSV, from the coding sequence ATGTCACAGACTCGAGTGTTGGCGCCGACTCCCTCGGCCTATCCCTTCCCCTTACTTATCAAGCAGTTACTGCTGTCTGGCCGTCGTTATGAGTCAGGCAGAGAGATCGTCTACCGTGACCGTGTCCGCTACGATTACAATCAGCTAAACGAGCGCATCTGTCGCCTTGCCAACGCCCTCAAGGCGTCCGGTATTGGTCCGGGCGACGTGGTAGCGGTGATGGAGTGGGACAGCCATCGCTATCTGGAAGCCATGTTTGCCATCCCCATGATTGGCGCGATTATCCACACCATTAATGTGCGCCTTTCCCCTGACCAGATTATCTACACGGTCAATCACGCTGAAGACAAACTGATCCTGGTGAACGATGAGTTCCTGCCCCTGCTCAAGGGGATGCACGATCAGTTCACCACGGTGGAAAACTACCTGTTGATCAGCGATAACGATGACGCCCAGGTGCCATCGGATCTTCCTTTTGTGGGTGAATACGAAGCCTTGCTGGCGGCGCAGCCGGCCGAGTGTGAGTTTCCCGATTTTGATGAAAACAGCGTCGCCACCACCTTCTATACCACCGGCACCACCGGTAACCCCAAAGGGGTTTATTTCACCCACCGCCAGCTGGTGCTGCACACCCTGGTTGAGACGGCGGTGATGGGCGGCCTTGGCAGTACGCCCTTGATGAACTCCGATGACGTCTACATGCCGGTAACACCGATGTTCCATGTGCACGCCTGGGGGGTTCCCTATGTGGCCACCATGATGGGGATCAAACAGGTCTATCCGGGGCGCTACGAGCCGGATCTGCTGGTGGACCTGCAGCAGCGGGAAGGGGTCACCTACTCCCACTGTGTGCCGGCGATCATTCAGATGATCATGGGCTGCAAGCGCGCGCAGGAGGTCAATTTCAGCGGTTGGAAGGTGTTGATTGGCGGGTCGGCCCTCAACAAGGGATTGGCGCTGGCGGCTTTGGAGAAGGGGATCAAGCTATCAGCCGCTTACGGTATGTCGGAGACCTGCCCGCTGCTGAGCGCTGCCTATGTCACCGAGGTGATGCGTGATCAGCTCTCCGATGAGGAGCAGATGGATTACCGGATTGCCGCCGGAGTCCCGGTGCCGCTGGTGCAGCTTGAGGTGGTTGATGGCGATGGGAAATTCCAGCCCCACGACGGAGAAACCGTCGGCGAAGTGGTTGTTCGTGCGCCCTGGTTGACCCAGGCTTACTTCAAGGAGCCCGAGAAAAGCGAAGAGCTATGGGCCAATGGCTGGTTGCATACCGGCGATGTGGCCACCATTGATGAACTGGGTATCGTCAGGATTCGCGACCGTATCAAGGATGTGATCAAGACCGGCGGCGAGTGGATCTCATCCCTTGAGCTGGAAGGGCTGATGAGCCTGCATCCGGCCATCGCCGAAGTGGCGGTGGTGGGGGTGCCCGATCCGCAATGGGATGAGCGTCCCTTTGCGTTGGTGGTGGTCAAGCCGGGTGAAGATGTGGATGCCGCCAGCATCAAGAAGCATCTAAAGCAGTATGTGGATGAAGGACGAATCAATAAGTGGGCGATTCCTACCCAGATTGCTGTGGTGGAGTCGATTCCCAAAACCAGTGTGGGCAAGCTCAATAAAAAGCAAATACGGGCTGACTACGCTGATTCACTGAATGGAGGAGGGGCTTTTCTCTCCTCCGTATGA
- a CDS encoding acetyl-CoA C-acyltransferase yields the protein MSEDKVVIVSGARTPMGGFQGSLASVGAPELGAIAIRQAVQRAGIEASDVEEVIMGCVLPAGLKQGPARQASRAAGLPDATGCTTINKLCGSGMKATMLAHDLIKAGSNRVMVAGGMESMSNAPYILPKVRQGLRMGHGEVKDHMFLDGLEDAETGRLMGSFAQEVADRYGITREEMDAFAIESLRRAQRAIDSGALKDETVPVSVKSRAGETLVVDDEQPHNANIDKIPGLRPAFAKEGTITAANASSISDGASALVLMTESEAAKRGLQPLARIVGHSTHSQHPSEFTIAPVGAMKKLFDNTGWSKDEVDLYEINEAFAMVTMLAMREHGLDHSKVNVHGGACAQGHPVGSTGSRILISLIYALKQRGLKRGVASLCIGGGEATAMAIELV from the coding sequence ATGTCAGAAGATAAGGTAGTTATTGTCAGCGGTGCACGCACACCCATGGGCGGCTTCCAGGGTAGCCTCGCCAGCGTTGGCGCACCGGAGCTGGGCGCTATCGCCATTCGCCAAGCCGTGCAACGTGCCGGAATTGAGGCGTCTGATGTGGAAGAGGTCATCATGGGCTGCGTACTGCCCGCTGGCCTCAAGCAGGGCCCCGCACGCCAGGCTTCACGAGCAGCGGGGCTGCCCGATGCCACCGGTTGCACCACCATTAACAAGCTGTGCGGCTCCGGTATGAAGGCCACAATGCTGGCCCACGACCTGATCAAAGCCGGTAGTAACCGCGTGATGGTCGCCGGCGGTATGGAGAGCATGAGCAATGCTCCCTATATACTCCCCAAGGTTCGCCAGGGTCTGCGCATGGGCCACGGCGAGGTCAAGGACCACATGTTCCTGGACGGTCTCGAGGACGCTGAAACCGGTCGCCTGATGGGCTCCTTCGCCCAGGAAGTTGCTGATCGCTATGGCATTACCCGGGAAGAGATGGATGCCTTCGCTATCGAGTCCCTGCGCCGTGCCCAGCGCGCCATCGACAGCGGCGCCCTCAAGGATGAAACCGTTCCGGTCAGCGTGAAAAGCCGCGCCGGCGAAACCCTGGTGGTGGACGACGAACAACCCCACAACGCCAACATCGACAAGATCCCCGGACTGCGTCCCGCCTTTGCCAAGGAGGGGACCATTACGGCGGCCAACGCCAGCTCCATCTCCGATGGCGCCTCTGCGCTGGTACTGATGACCGAGTCCGAAGCCGCCAAACGCGGCCTCCAGCCGCTGGCGCGCATTGTTGGCCACAGCACCCACTCCCAGCACCCCTCCGAATTCACCATCGCGCCGGTCGGCGCCATGAAGAAGCTGTTCGACAATACCGGCTGGAGCAAGGATGAGGTGGATCTGTACGAGATCAACGAGGCCTTCGCCATGGTCACCATGCTGGCGATGCGCGAGCACGGCCTGGACCACAGCAAGGTCAACGTGCACGGCGGTGCCTGCGCCCAGGGCCACCCGGTCGGCTCTACCGGCTCACGCATTCTCATCAGCCTCATCTACGCCCTCAAGCAGCGCGGCCTGAAGCGCGGCGTCGCTTCCCTGTGCATCGGCGGCGGAGAGGCCACCGCGATGGCGATCGAGCTGGTGTAA
- a CDS encoding HpcH/HpaI aldolase family protein produces MTRLHKSIVKRLQHQETLLGGWGAIPSALSAEIMSRLGFDFVCIDMQHGLLDYQTALSLLQAVDVAGACPVVRVPCNDSAAIGKALDAGALGIIVPMTNSAAEVEAVVRAARYAPEGERSFGPMRAALVHGPEYALAANRDIAIFPMIETAEALDNLEAIASVEGISGLFVGPYDLSLSLGLEPGNNDGTPEFDQALARVLEVCQRKGIAPGVMGNEQLAAMRARQGFRFVVVSTDVTALATALATALGKVRAELAGEEAVSADASKGVY; encoded by the coding sequence ATGACCCGTTTGCATAAAAGTATCGTTAAGCGCCTGCAACACCAGGAGACCCTGCTGGGTGGCTGGGGCGCGATCCCCAGTGCCCTGTCGGCGGAGATTATGTCGCGTCTCGGCTTCGATTTTGTCTGCATCGATATGCAGCATGGCCTGCTGGACTACCAGACCGCCCTCAGCCTGCTGCAGGCGGTGGATGTCGCCGGCGCCTGTCCGGTGGTGAGGGTGCCCTGCAACGACAGCGCCGCCATTGGCAAGGCGCTGGATGCTGGCGCCCTGGGGATCATAGTCCCGATGACCAATAGCGCCGCAGAGGTGGAGGCGGTGGTACGCGCCGCGCGCTATGCCCCTGAGGGGGAGCGCAGCTTTGGTCCCATGCGGGCCGCCCTGGTCCATGGGCCGGAGTACGCGTTGGCGGCCAACCGCGATATCGCCATCTTTCCCATGATTGAAACCGCCGAGGCGTTGGATAACCTGGAGGCGATCGCTTCCGTCGAGGGGATTTCGGGGTTGTTTGTTGGCCCCTACGACCTCTCCCTCAGTTTGGGTCTGGAGCCCGGAAACAATGATGGCACCCCCGAATTTGACCAGGCGCTTGCGCGGGTTCTGGAGGTCTGCCAGCGTAAGGGAATCGCCCCGGGGGTGATGGGTAACGAGCAGCTGGCGGCCATGCGCGCCAGGCAGGGGTTCCGGTTTGTGGTGGTGTCCACGGATGTCACTGCCCTGGCCACCGCACTGGCCACCGCGCTGGGCAAGGTACGCGCGGAGCTGGCGGGGGAAGAGGCCGTCAGTGCGGATGCGTCCAAAGGGGTCTATTAG
- a CDS encoding DUF1302 domain-containing protein, with product MSMRNSSRTWHQFTRLPLAAAVTAAVLSSQAQAISFELMDGEIRGNFDSTLSYGVSWAAADADKDYYSNNSKTGGRAFSSTTDDGKLNYKKGQRFSEVVKGIHDLELTYGDSGVFVRGKYWYDFEQRRETEFIQLSDKGKPALSQSKGAELLDYYVWHNYELFDQPGTVRLGSQVVSWGESTFIQNSINSANPIDVSAFRKPGAEIKEGLMPLEMLYVQQGLSDTLSLEAFYQFEWKPTTLDNCGTFFGTDTVTEGCNDRMTVAVQSQGLKRAKDDEPSDDGQWGAAIRWYAEELGETEFGAYFMNYHSRLPSLGFGESGDKADILGDPVFDALFFSQYQVQYPEDIRLYGLSFATTLGQTAVSGEVSYRPNQPLTTNTVDSLLALVEPFTQLGVTGLPYSGEGFNAYRRKEVTQAQVTAIHFFDQVLGASRVSLVAEAGANWIGGLDDPDKGGERLGRHPVYGPGADKAGACLGLAAQFGSPAGDSKAQCHGDGYYSDFSWGYRARVSAKYNDVFAGINMTPSVAFSHDVDGWGQNFNEGRKAVSVGLTGEYLNTYKASVSYTDFFGGDYNTSTDRDFFAASVSASF from the coding sequence ATGAGTATGCGTAATTCCTCACGCACCTGGCACCAGTTTACCCGTCTGCCACTGGCAGCTGCGGTAACCGCTGCAGTGCTTTCCTCTCAGGCCCAGGCCATCAGTTTCGAGCTGATGGATGGGGAGATCAGGGGTAACTTCGATTCCACCCTCTCTTACGGCGTCAGCTGGGCAGCGGCAGACGCTGACAAGGACTATTACAGCAACAACAGTAAGACCGGGGGGCGGGCGTTCAGTAGCACCACCGACGACGGCAAGCTGAACTACAAAAAGGGGCAGCGTTTCTCTGAGGTGGTGAAGGGTATTCACGACCTGGAGTTGACCTACGGCGATAGCGGTGTCTTTGTTCGCGGCAAGTACTGGTACGACTTTGAGCAGCGCCGCGAGACGGAATTTATCCAGCTGAGCGACAAAGGGAAGCCTGCCCTGTCCCAGAGCAAGGGCGCCGAGCTGCTCGACTACTACGTATGGCACAACTATGAGCTGTTTGACCAGCCCGGTACGGTTCGCCTCGGCAGCCAGGTGGTCAGCTGGGGTGAGTCCACCTTTATCCAGAACAGCATCAACTCCGCCAACCCGATCGATGTCTCCGCCTTCCGCAAGCCGGGTGCCGAGATCAAGGAAGGCCTGATGCCGTTGGAGATGCTCTACGTGCAGCAGGGCCTGTCCGATACCCTCTCCCTCGAAGCCTTCTACCAGTTCGAGTGGAAGCCCACGACCCTGGACAACTGCGGCACCTTCTTCGGTACCGATACCGTTACCGAGGGCTGTAATGACCGTATGACGGTAGCTGTGCAGTCCCAGGGGCTGAAGCGCGCCAAAGACGACGAGCCCAGCGATGACGGCCAGTGGGGTGCGGCCATTCGTTGGTACGCCGAGGAGCTGGGTGAGACCGAGTTCGGCGCCTACTTTATGAACTATCACAGCCGCTTGCCCAGCCTTGGTTTTGGTGAGTCCGGTGATAAAGCTGACATCCTTGGAGACCCGGTTTTTGATGCGCTGTTCTTCAGTCAGTATCAAGTGCAGTACCCGGAGGATATTCGCCTCTACGGTTTGAGTTTTGCCACGACCCTGGGTCAAACCGCTGTCAGCGGTGAGGTGAGCTACCGTCCCAACCAGCCACTGACCACCAATACCGTCGACTCGCTGCTGGCACTGGTAGAGCCTTTCACTCAGCTTGGAGTGACAGGTTTGCCCTATTCCGGTGAAGGGTTTAATGCCTATCGCCGTAAAGAGGTGACCCAGGCCCAGGTAACCGCTATCCATTTCTTTGACCAGGTGTTGGGCGCCAGCCGTGTGTCGCTGGTGGCCGAAGCCGGCGCCAACTGGATCGGCGGTCTGGATGACCCTGACAAGGGCGGTGAGCGCTTAGGTCGTCACCCCGTTTATGGCCCGGGGGCTGATAAAGCCGGCGCCTGTTTAGGGTTGGCGGCACAGTTCGGCTCGCCTGCCGGTGACAGTAAGGCGCAGTGTCATGGCGACGGTTACTACAGCGACTTCTCCTGGGGTTATCGTGCACGCGTGAGTGCCAAGTACAACGACGTCTTTGCCGGTATCAACATGACACCCAGTGTGGCCTTTTCCCACGATGTGGATGGCTGGGGCCAGAACTTCAATGAGGGGCGCAAGGCGGTTTCTGTTGGCCTGACCGGTGAGTACCTCAATACCTACAAGGCGTCAGTGTCCTACACCGACTTTTTCGGTGGCGACTACAACACCAGTACCGATCGTGACTTCTTTGCTGCCAGCGTTAGCGCCAGCTTCTAA